The following proteins come from a genomic window of Gossypium raimondii isolate GPD5lz chromosome 5, ASM2569854v1, whole genome shotgun sequence:
- the LOC105770572 gene encoding protein CURLY FLAG LEAF 1 — translation MISFQAPLSPSDMIGKTISEFDNSSKKRKLEEDSQGDHEETSDKRSKAESIKSVFDMELHLETPLPLEWQRCLDIQSGQIHFYNTRTHKRTSKDPRRSPEPPSPVHMSLDLELNLPCDSSVRKVNEKDHQLFNKHNSVGPTRAGSVDKKINSSGGLTRNLSWLAVEENDQQDQEMVATVCMRCHMLVMLCKSSPACPNCKFMHPPDQGPPKLFKQGLSLLC, via the exons atgaTTTCCTTTCAAGCCCCCCTCTCCCCTTCAGATATGATCGGAAAGACAATCTCAGAGTTCGACAATTCATCCAAGAAGAGAAAGTTGGAAGAAGATTCACAAGGTGATCATGAAGAAACTTCTGACAAGCGATCTAAAGCTGAAAGCATAAAATCGGTGTTCGATATGGAGCTACACCTCGAGACTCCATTACCTTTGGAGTGGCAAAGATGTTTAGACATTCag TCAGGGCAGATACACTTTTACAATACAAGGACCCATAAGAGAACATCAAAGGATCCAAGGAGAAGCCCTGAACCCCCAAGCCCCGTTCACATGAGCTTAGACCTTGAGCTAAACCTACCATGCGATTCATCAGTAAGGAAAGTTAATGAAAAAGATCACCAATTATTCAACAAGCACAACTCCGTCGGCCCCACGAGGGCCGGTTCAGTTGATAAGAAGATCAACTCATCGGGAGGATTAACTCGCAACCTTTCATGGTTGGCAGTGGAGGAGAATGATCAGCAAGATCAAGAGATGGTAGCAACAGTGTGCATGAGATGCCACATGTTGGTGATGCTTTGCAAGTCATCACCTGCATGCCCTAACTGCAAATTCATGCACCCACCAGACCAAGGCCCTCCGAAACTATTCAAGCAGGGGCTTAGCCTCTTGTGCTAG